The following proteins come from a genomic window of Miscanthus floridulus cultivar M001 chromosome 2, ASM1932011v1, whole genome shotgun sequence:
- the LOC136540467 gene encoding cytochrome b561 and DOMON domain-containing protein At5g47530-like, translated as MAARDQSALLLLAAVLLLLASSTATAQQQQQNCSSAKFSAGRSFQRCTSLPVLGASLYWTYHAANGTADVAFRAPSDPSGWVAWGLNTQSAGSMAGSSVFIASQDGNGAVSVLMTYLESTNPSLTNNTLKIAVPVGPAAEYSGGVYTIYVTVALPGNRTVQNTVWQAGPLSGGAIMPHPAAGPNLQSAQKLDFLSGSRITGTGAPKSRGLLSRRNLRGFQG; from the coding sequence ATGGCAGCACGGGACCAGTCGGCGCTGCTCCTCCTCGCGGCCGTGCTGCTGCTCCTCGCGTCGTCCACCGCCacggcgcagcagcagcagcagaactgCTCGTCCGCCAAGTTCTCCGCGGGACGTTCGTTCCAGCGGTGCACCTCCCTCCCCGTGCTCGGTGCCAGCCTGTACTGGACGTACCACGCGGCGAACGGCACCGCCGACGTGGCGTTCCGCGCGCCGTCGGACCCCAGCGGCTGGGTCGCGTGGGGCCTCAACACCCAGAGCGCGGGCAGCATGGCCGGCAGCAGCGTGTTCATCGCCTCCCAGGACGGTAACGGCGCGGTGTCCGTCTTGATGACCTACCTGGAGAGCACGAATCCCAGCTTGACCAACAACACCCTTAAGATCGCCGTGCCCGTCGGGCCGGCCGCCGAGTACTCCGGCGGCGTGTACACCATCTACGTGACTGTGGCGCTGCCGGGGAACCGCACGGTGCAGAACACGGTGTGGCAGGCTGGGCCGCTCAGCGGCGGGGCAATCATGCCGCACCCGGCGGCCGGGCCGAACCTGCAGAGCGCCCAGAAGTTGGACTTCCTGTCCGGCAGCCGTATCACCGGGACAGGGGCACCCAAGTCCAGGGGTCTGCTATCCCGTCGTAACTTGAGGGGGTTTCAGGGTTGA